One Euphorbia lathyris chromosome 1, ddEupLath1.1, whole genome shotgun sequence DNA segment encodes these proteins:
- the LOC136210726 gene encoding uncharacterized protein isoform X1, translating into MSSTSILFCASLLSLVKEMAGDESGPSLYRDLADRCLSLEASYVKLKEELNELMEEKSKNNNTPRNLIMMSDSDEAPSDPCWGWIPGFFNEGTPYKKLLDSIGHAILVCTATSGEIIYWNHSAEVLYGWKYYEVLGESVAELLVDKEYYKPFSAVIERVLFGQPWSGQFPFKKRSGEIFMAMVTKSPMYTDGKLFGIVTVSSDAELFNAAHSEYYRCRNRDRAYQNRIQWNARPQIASSVSNLVLMPQNLFYANMVMICLMHMRIPETKEHTTTKVKEVKPTLPGALAVKVLAKLHIGGFGSSLEEHNVTGQQNGLCANAVSNEATNDNCRGSKPSSSYCCSVHIGCRREILHRRNSSDAAKCVNTNANACRNLSASDVSCQSSPWDCRGCAGLAKPTDPLPRFCFLDEMDELEPEAPNLEIPETEDEAQRQLDGKRELSGSQGSSASREDKESNTVVDCEIQWDDLQLGEEIGQGSYAVVHRGIWNGSDVAVKLYFGNEYKEETLKDYKKELDIMKRLRHPNVLLFMGAVYSPERLAIVTEFMPRGSLFKTLHKNNQALDIRRRLKMALDVARGMNYLHHRNPPIVHRDLKSSNLLVDRNWTVKVGDFGLSRWKNATFLSTKSGRGTPQWMAPEVLRNEPSNEKSDVFSFGVILWELMTVSVPWTNLNSLQVVGVVGFMNRRLELPEALDPKIASVIRDCWQSDPGQRPSFEDIIHIMLGIMQRVTSVVQRA; encoded by the exons ATGAGCAGCACAAGCATCCTTTTTTGCGCCTCTCTTCTCTCTCTGGTTAAAGAAATGGCGGGAGACGAGTCAGGACCGAGTCTCTACAGAGACTTGGCGGATCGGTGCTTGAGTCTGGAGGCGAGTTATGTAAAGCTGAAAGAAGAACTGAACGAGCTGATGGAGGAGAAGAGTAAAAACAATAATACACCTAGAAATCTTATAATGATGTCAGACTCTGATGAGGCCCCATCGGATCCTTGCTGGGGGTGGATTCCTGGATTCTTCAACGAAGGGACTCCTTATAAGAAGCTGCTGGATTCAATCGGACATGCTATCCTCGTGTGTACTGCAACTTCCGGAGAAATTATATACTG GAACCATTCTGCTGAAGTTCTTTATGGATGGAAGTACTATGAAGTTCTAGGAGAAAGCGTTGCTGAACTTCTTGTGGATAAAGAATATTATAAACCTTTCAGCGCAGTTATTGAAAGAGTGCTTTTTGGGCAGCCATGGTCAGGCCAGTTTCCTTTTAAGAAGAGGTCTGGAGAAATATTTATGGCAATGGTCACAAAAAGCCCAATGTATACAGACGGTAAACTTTTCGGTATTGTCACTGTTTCTAGTGATGCAGAACTATTTAATGCTGCACATTCAGAATACTACAGATGCCGAAATCGGGATAGAGCATATCAAAATAGGATTCAGTGGAATGCACGCCCACAGATTGCATCGTCAGTTTCCAATCTGGTGCTTAT GCCTCAAAACTTATTCTACGCAAACATGGTGATGATATGTCTGATGCACATGAGAATTCCAGAGACAAAAGAACATACTACAACAAAAGTTAAGGAAGTTAAACCAACATTGCCTGGTGCACTA GCAGTTAAGGTGTTGGCAAAGCTACATATTGGAGGATTTGGCAGCAGCCTAGAAGAACATAATGTCACTGGTCAACAAAATGGACTATGTGCTAATGCAGTTAGCAATGAAGCAACGAATGATAACTGTAGAGGCTCAAAGCCATCGAGCTCTTACTGCTGCTCAGTTCATATTGGGTGTAGGAGAGAAATTCTACACAGAAGAAATTCATCAGATGCAGCTAAATGTGTGAATACAAATGCAAATGCATGTAGGAATCTTAGTGCTTCTGACGTGAGTTGTCAATCCTCTCCATGGGATTGCAGGGGATGTGCTGGATTAGCTAAACCAACAGATCCGTTGCCCAGATTTTGTTTCCTGGACGAAATGGATGAGTTGGAGCCTGAAGCACCAAATTTGGAGATCCCAGAGACAGAAGATGAGGCACAAAGACAACTAGATGGTAAAAGAGAGCTCTCTGGAAGCCAAGGAAGTTCAGCTAGCAGAGAAGATAAGGAGTCAAATACTGTGGTAGATTGTGAGATTCAATGGGATGACCTTCAGTTAGGGGAAGAGATTGGACAAG GTTCATATGCTGTTGTTCATCGTGGAATTTGGAATGGATCT GATGTTGCTGTTAAGCTTTATTTTGGTAATGAGTACAAGGAAGAAACTTTAAAAGACTACAAAAAAGAG CTTGATATTATGAAAAGACTTAGACATCCGAATGTGTTACTTTTCATGGGAGCAGTATATTCACCAGAACGACTTGCCATTGTCACAGAGTTCATGCCCAG GGGGAGCCTTTTCAAAACACTTCACAAGAACAATCAGGCGTTGGACATTAGACGACGCTTGAAGATGGCCCTTGATGTT GCCAGAGGTATGAACTATTTGCACCATAGAAATCCACCAATAGTGCATAGAGATCTAAAATCTTCAAACCTGCTTGTTGATAGGAACTGGACTGTCAAG GTTGGAGACTTTGGCCTGTCAAGGTGGAAGAATGCAACCTTCCTTTCCACGAAGTCTGGAAGAGGAACC CCTCAATGGATGGCTCCTGAGGTCCTCAGGAACGAACCTTCAAATGAGAA GTCTGATGTGTTCAGCTTTGGTGTCATCCTATGGGAACTAATGACTGTTTCCGTCCCATGGACCAATCTGAATTCCTTACAG GTAGTTGGAGTTGTAGGGTTCATGAATAGAAGGTTGGAATTACCAGAAGCTTTAGATCCCAAAATAGCATCAGTTATCCGTGACTGTTGGCAAAG TGATCCAGGACAACGTCCATCATTTGAAGACATAATACATATAATGCTGGGCATAATGCAAAGAGTTACATCAGTAGTTCAGAGGGCTTAA
- the LOC136210726 gene encoding uncharacterized protein isoform X2 — MSSTSILFCASLLSLVKEMAGDESGPSLYRDLADRCLSLEASYVKLKEELNELMEEKSKNNNTPRNLIMMSDSDEAPSDPCWGWIPGFFNEGTPYKKLLDSIGHAILVCTATSGEIIYWNHSAEVLYGWKYYEVLGESVAELLVDKEYYKPFSAVIERVLFGQPWSGQFPFKKRSGEIFMAMVTKSPMYTDGKLFGIVTVSSDAELFNAAHSEYYRCRNRDRAYQNRIQWNARPQIASPQNLFYANMVMICLMHMRIPETKEHTTTKVKEVKPTLPGALAVKVLAKLHIGGFGSSLEEHNVTGQQNGLCANAVSNEATNDNCRGSKPSSSYCCSVHIGCRREILHRRNSSDAAKCVNTNANACRNLSASDVSCQSSPWDCRGCAGLAKPTDPLPRFCFLDEMDELEPEAPNLEIPETEDEAQRQLDGKRELSGSQGSSASREDKESNTVVDCEIQWDDLQLGEEIGQGSYAVVHRGIWNGSDVAVKLYFGNEYKEETLKDYKKELDIMKRLRHPNVLLFMGAVYSPERLAIVTEFMPRGSLFKTLHKNNQALDIRRRLKMALDVARGMNYLHHRNPPIVHRDLKSSNLLVDRNWTVKVGDFGLSRWKNATFLSTKSGRGTPQWMAPEVLRNEPSNEKSDVFSFGVILWELMTVSVPWTNLNSLQVVGVVGFMNRRLELPEALDPKIASVIRDCWQSDPGQRPSFEDIIHIMLGIMQRVTSVVQRA, encoded by the exons ATGAGCAGCACAAGCATCCTTTTTTGCGCCTCTCTTCTCTCTCTGGTTAAAGAAATGGCGGGAGACGAGTCAGGACCGAGTCTCTACAGAGACTTGGCGGATCGGTGCTTGAGTCTGGAGGCGAGTTATGTAAAGCTGAAAGAAGAACTGAACGAGCTGATGGAGGAGAAGAGTAAAAACAATAATACACCTAGAAATCTTATAATGATGTCAGACTCTGATGAGGCCCCATCGGATCCTTGCTGGGGGTGGATTCCTGGATTCTTCAACGAAGGGACTCCTTATAAGAAGCTGCTGGATTCAATCGGACATGCTATCCTCGTGTGTACTGCAACTTCCGGAGAAATTATATACTG GAACCATTCTGCTGAAGTTCTTTATGGATGGAAGTACTATGAAGTTCTAGGAGAAAGCGTTGCTGAACTTCTTGTGGATAAAGAATATTATAAACCTTTCAGCGCAGTTATTGAAAGAGTGCTTTTTGGGCAGCCATGGTCAGGCCAGTTTCCTTTTAAGAAGAGGTCTGGAGAAATATTTATGGCAATGGTCACAAAAAGCCCAATGTATACAGACGGTAAACTTTTCGGTATTGTCACTGTTTCTAGTGATGCAGAACTATTTAATGCTGCACATTCAGAATACTACAGATGCCGAAATCGGGATAGAGCATATCAAAATAGGATTCAGTGGAATGCACGCCCACAGATTGCATC GCCTCAAAACTTATTCTACGCAAACATGGTGATGATATGTCTGATGCACATGAGAATTCCAGAGACAAAAGAACATACTACAACAAAAGTTAAGGAAGTTAAACCAACATTGCCTGGTGCACTA GCAGTTAAGGTGTTGGCAAAGCTACATATTGGAGGATTTGGCAGCAGCCTAGAAGAACATAATGTCACTGGTCAACAAAATGGACTATGTGCTAATGCAGTTAGCAATGAAGCAACGAATGATAACTGTAGAGGCTCAAAGCCATCGAGCTCTTACTGCTGCTCAGTTCATATTGGGTGTAGGAGAGAAATTCTACACAGAAGAAATTCATCAGATGCAGCTAAATGTGTGAATACAAATGCAAATGCATGTAGGAATCTTAGTGCTTCTGACGTGAGTTGTCAATCCTCTCCATGGGATTGCAGGGGATGTGCTGGATTAGCTAAACCAACAGATCCGTTGCCCAGATTTTGTTTCCTGGACGAAATGGATGAGTTGGAGCCTGAAGCACCAAATTTGGAGATCCCAGAGACAGAAGATGAGGCACAAAGACAACTAGATGGTAAAAGAGAGCTCTCTGGAAGCCAAGGAAGTTCAGCTAGCAGAGAAGATAAGGAGTCAAATACTGTGGTAGATTGTGAGATTCAATGGGATGACCTTCAGTTAGGGGAAGAGATTGGACAAG GTTCATATGCTGTTGTTCATCGTGGAATTTGGAATGGATCT GATGTTGCTGTTAAGCTTTATTTTGGTAATGAGTACAAGGAAGAAACTTTAAAAGACTACAAAAAAGAG CTTGATATTATGAAAAGACTTAGACATCCGAATGTGTTACTTTTCATGGGAGCAGTATATTCACCAGAACGACTTGCCATTGTCACAGAGTTCATGCCCAG GGGGAGCCTTTTCAAAACACTTCACAAGAACAATCAGGCGTTGGACATTAGACGACGCTTGAAGATGGCCCTTGATGTT GCCAGAGGTATGAACTATTTGCACCATAGAAATCCACCAATAGTGCATAGAGATCTAAAATCTTCAAACCTGCTTGTTGATAGGAACTGGACTGTCAAG GTTGGAGACTTTGGCCTGTCAAGGTGGAAGAATGCAACCTTCCTTTCCACGAAGTCTGGAAGAGGAACC CCTCAATGGATGGCTCCTGAGGTCCTCAGGAACGAACCTTCAAATGAGAA GTCTGATGTGTTCAGCTTTGGTGTCATCCTATGGGAACTAATGACTGTTTCCGTCCCATGGACCAATCTGAATTCCTTACAG GTAGTTGGAGTTGTAGGGTTCATGAATAGAAGGTTGGAATTACCAGAAGCTTTAGATCCCAAAATAGCATCAGTTATCCGTGACTGTTGGCAAAG TGATCCAGGACAACGTCCATCATTTGAAGACATAATACATATAATGCTGGGCATAATGCAAAGAGTTACATCAGTAGTTCAGAGGGCTTAA